A stretch of the Dechloromonas sp. TW-R-39-2 genome encodes the following:
- a CDS encoding M48 family metallopeptidase, producing the protein MADYENRPVPEGINVSPSHPLREFALLVAGISGLILVVTLVVSLLAGQFARHIPFPQEKALAESLATRWPTTAGNQLDQQRQAYLQNLADRLGAVMKLPPGMSITVHYASSDTVNAMATLGGHIIVFQGLIDSLPDENALAMVVAHEIAHVRNRHPIVAIGRGFAVALTLSSLSGLGDGLMEQWVGGLGMLPVLSFSRGQEEEADADALEALYRLYGHVEGATGFFEQVARQESSASSPALFNTHPGTEARIERIRQFAKTHPAQEKVVLVDLPDGIKAGAKSP; encoded by the coding sequence ATGGCCGATTACGAGAATCGCCCCGTCCCGGAAGGGATCAACGTTTCACCCAGCCACCCCTTGCGAGAGTTTGCGCTGCTGGTCGCCGGCATATCGGGGCTGATTCTCGTCGTCACACTGGTCGTCTCGCTGCTGGCCGGCCAATTTGCCCGCCATATTCCGTTCCCCCAGGAAAAAGCATTGGCCGAAAGCCTGGCCACCCGCTGGCCGACAACTGCCGGCAACCAGCTTGACCAGCAACGGCAAGCCTATCTGCAAAACCTGGCCGACCGCCTTGGTGCAGTCATGAAGCTGCCGCCCGGCATGAGCATCACGGTGCATTACGCCTCATCCGACACAGTCAATGCAATGGCGACACTGGGCGGCCACATCATCGTGTTTCAGGGGCTGATCGACAGCCTGCCGGATGAAAATGCGCTAGCCATGGTCGTTGCCCACGAAATTGCCCATGTCCGCAACCGCCACCCGATTGTCGCCATCGGCCGCGGCTTCGCCGTCGCGCTGACCCTGAGCAGTCTCTCCGGGCTGGGTGACGGCCTGATGGAGCAATGGGTCGGCGGCCTCGGCATGTTGCCGGTTCTCTCCTTCAGTCGCGGCCAGGAAGAAGAAGCCGATGCCGACGCACTTGAAGCGCTCTATCGGCTTTACGGCCACGTCGAGGGTGCGACGGGTTTCTTCGAACAAGTCGCCAGACAAGAATCGAGCGCCAGCAGCCCCGCCCTGTTCAACACCCATCCCGGTACCGAAGCCCGCATCGAACGCATCCGGCAATTTGCCAAAACCCATCCGGCGCAAGAAAAGGTCGTTCTGGTCGATTTGCCCGACGGAATAAAAGCCGGGGCAAAATCACCTTGA
- a CDS encoding YbjQ family protein, with protein MIVTNIETVPGKNIIKHLGMVSGNTVRSKHAGRDLMAGLKNIFGGELKGYTELLTESREEAVERMLAQATAIGANAVVNVRFSTSSVAVGAAELFAYGTAVVVD; from the coding sequence ATGATCGTCACCAATATCGAAACCGTTCCCGGCAAAAACATCATCAAGCACCTCGGCATGGTCAGCGGCAACACCGTTCGCTCGAAACACGCCGGACGCGACCTGATGGCTGGCCTGAAAAACATTTTCGGCGGCGAATTGAAGGGCTACACCGAACTGCTCACCGAATCGCGCGAAGAAGCCGTTGAGCGCATGCTGGCCCAAGCCACGGCCATCGGTGCCAATGCCGTGGTCAATGTCCGCTTTTCAACCTCGTCCGTTGCCGTCGGTGCGGCCGAATTGTTCGCCTACGGCACGGCCGTTGTAGTGGATTAA
- a CDS encoding toll/interleukin-1 receptor domain-containing protein encodes MADDQIEPIAKSSNPLVFISHDTRDAELAEAFSNLLKSVSAGVLKSFRTSDRRGNQGIEYGVEWYPEIIKNIQGASDVVCLLTKRSVDRPWILFEAGMAKGKLDTPILGVALGIELKEASSGPFAQFQNCSDDEDSLTKLVFQLVNRIPNSEPDKDTIKFQVGKFKQAAGEILKKLDGSGASESGKKSTAHVKEIENSSAKLFEEIKIMFQDLPSRIERANPPEGRRRKRRLPPGMLDEMMHFSKNPKIGLKFALSLYREKMPWVYDEGIALLNRLEASKTPSTTKRVLHEFEELLMVSTRNQFVEEFLAEDKDEFIIFIELPRIILRNLERLVL; translated from the coding sequence ATGGCCGACGATCAGATTGAACCCATCGCAAAGTCATCTAACCCTCTCGTTTTCATCAGTCACGATACGCGAGACGCGGAACTGGCCGAGGCATTCAGCAATCTCTTGAAGAGTGTCAGTGCAGGTGTCTTGAAGTCATTCCGAACGTCCGATCGACGTGGAAATCAAGGGATTGAGTACGGCGTCGAGTGGTATCCGGAGATCATCAAGAATATTCAGGGCGCCTCCGACGTCGTGTGTCTTTTGACCAAGCGAAGCGTTGATCGACCATGGATACTTTTCGAGGCTGGTATGGCCAAGGGAAAGCTAGACACGCCTATCCTTGGTGTGGCGTTAGGAATTGAACTAAAAGAAGCATCCTCCGGGCCATTCGCGCAGTTTCAGAATTGCAGCGATGACGAGGATTCCCTAACAAAACTCGTCTTTCAACTGGTAAATCGAATTCCAAACTCTGAGCCAGATAAGGACACAATCAAGTTTCAGGTCGGGAAGTTTAAGCAGGCGGCCGGAGAAATTCTCAAGAAACTAGACGGGTCAGGGGCATCTGAAAGCGGCAAGAAGTCCACGGCACACGTGAAGGAGATTGAGAACTCATCTGCCAAATTGTTCGAAGAAATAAAGATCATGTTCCAAGATTTGCCCTCTAGGATTGAGCGCGCAAATCCGCCAGAAGGGAGAAGAAGAAAGCGGCGACTTCCCCCGGGAATGCTGGACGAAATGATGCATTTCTCGAAGAACCCTAAGATCGGATTGAAGTTTGCTCTCAGTCTTTATCGAGAAAAGATGCCATGGGTCTACGACGAAGGGATCGCGTTGCTTAACCGGTTGGAAGCATCGAAAACTCCGTCAACCACTAAACGAGTTCTACACGAATTTGAGGAACTGCTAATGGTCAGCACGCGCAATCAATTCGTTGAGGAGTTCTTGGCCGAGGACAAGGATGAGTTCATCATCTTCATAGAGCTACCTAGAATAATTCTGCGAAACCTTGAGCGTCTGGTGCTATGA
- the purL gene encoding phosphoribosylformylglycinamidine synthase, translated as MADILCLKGDAAFSAFRLQRLQARLVAAVSDIESVVADYWHVSALKRTLTAEERAKLATLLEEKAAGAEAGELFLVAPRIGTISPWSSKATDIAWNCDLDAIERIERVVAFHVVLQKNRVLTAAEKKTVAGLLHDRMTESVLPGFDAAGELFRHFEPKPLNTVDVLQGGKTALVEANGSLGLALSDDEVDYLLDVFTKAGRNPTDVELMMFAQANSEHCRHKIFNASWVIDGEKKDKTLFGMIRETHAAAPQGTIMAYADNASIIEGATIQRFYPDADRGYSYKEELTHILTKVETHNHPTAISPFPGASTGSGGEIRDEGATGKGSKPKAGLCGFSVSNLNLPDAPQPWEHAYGRPSRIASALDIMLEGPIGAAAFNNEFGRPNLTGYFRTYEQDVAGTVRGYHKPIMIAGGLGSIQAEQSFKEETFPVGTKFIQLGGPGMLIGLGGGAASSMTAGANAEDLDFASVQRGNPEIQRRAQEVIDRCWQMGKNNPILSVHDVGAGGVSNALPELAHSGGVGAIFDLRKVPTEEPGMSPAEIWSNESQERYVLAIPPNRIAEFQAMCERERCPFAVVGEATGDGHLTVTDAHFGVNPVDMEMEALLGKPPRMTRDVTHQPETFVSFDAASIELKDAAYRLMRLPTIADKTFLISIGDRSVGGMTARDQMVGPWQVPVADVAVTTMGYQGYLGEAFAMGERTPLAVFDAPASGRMAIGEALTNLAAADVGALAKVKLSANWMAPCGVAGEDARLFDTVEAVSDLCKAIGVSIPVGKDSLSMRTAWEDQGVKKQVVSPLSLVVTSFAAVDDVRKTKTPQLAVDQGETELLLLDLGQNRLGGSCLAQVYNATGSDAPDVDEPAKLKGLFDAVQKLNRDGLLLAYHDRSDGGLFVAACEMAFATRRGVSLDLDGICYDAGAGDVDGSEKLTNLLAGRDFENIVRALFNEELGALIQIRRADREKVTPILRACGVPYHFVGTMNEWDEIRVTRNAKRVLREKRVDLQRAWSETSYQMQAMRDNPSCAQQEFDRILDVADPGLTPKLTFDPQDDFTKVYQDVSGRPRVAILREQGVNSHYEMAAAFDRAGFASVDVHMSDILAGRVSLKDFKGLVACGGFSYGDVLGAGLGWARTILMHDGCRDEFAAFFSRKDTFALGVCNGCQMMSALKSIIPGAEHWPAFRRNKVEQFEARFVMTEILDSPSIFFAGMEGSQVPIVVSHGEGRAVFDNADDQSKVLSAVRYVDNKGEPTEVYPYNPNGSPNGLTAVTTADGRFTIMMPHPERVFRTVQMSWHPENWLEGEGDSPWLRMFRNARRWVG; from the coding sequence ATGGCCGACATTCTTTGCCTCAAGGGCGACGCCGCCTTTTCCGCCTTCCGTCTGCAACGCCTGCAAGCCCGCCTGGTCGCGGCCGTGTCGGACATCGAATCGGTGGTCGCCGATTACTGGCACGTTTCCGCGCTGAAGCGGACGTTGACCGCGGAAGAGCGCGCCAAGCTGGCGACGCTGCTGGAAGAAAAGGCTGCCGGTGCCGAGGCGGGGGAACTGTTCCTGGTCGCGCCGCGCATCGGCACCATTTCGCCGTGGTCGTCGAAGGCGACCGACATCGCCTGGAACTGCGATCTGGACGCCATCGAGCGCATCGAGCGCGTCGTTGCTTTCCATGTGGTTTTGCAGAAAAACCGGGTGTTGACCGCCGCAGAGAAGAAAACCGTCGCCGGTCTGCTGCATGACCGCATGACCGAATCGGTGCTGCCCGGCTTCGACGCCGCCGGCGAATTGTTCCGCCATTTCGAGCCGAAGCCGCTGAATACGGTCGACGTGCTCCAGGGCGGCAAAACCGCGCTGGTTGAAGCCAACGGCTCGCTCGGCCTGGCGCTGTCCGACGACGAAGTCGATTACCTGCTCGACGTGTTCACCAAGGCCGGCCGCAATCCGACCGACGTCGAACTGATGATGTTCGCCCAGGCCAATTCCGAACACTGCCGCCACAAGATTTTCAACGCGTCGTGGGTGATCGACGGCGAGAAGAAGGACAAGACGCTGTTCGGCATGATCCGCGAAACGCATGCCGCCGCCCCGCAAGGCACGATCATGGCCTACGCCGACAACGCCTCGATCATTGAAGGCGCCACCATCCAGCGCTTCTACCCGGATGCCGACCGCGGCTATTCCTACAAGGAAGAGCTGACCCACATCCTGACCAAGGTCGAGACGCACAACCACCCGACGGCTATTTCGCCGTTCCCGGGTGCATCGACCGGTTCCGGCGGCGAAATCCGCGACGAAGGCGCCACCGGCAAGGGTTCCAAGCCGAAGGCCGGCCTCTGCGGTTTCTCGGTTTCCAACCTGAATCTGCCGGATGCGCCGCAGCCCTGGGAACACGCCTACGGCCGCCCGTCGCGCATCGCTTCGGCCCTCGACATCATGCTCGAAGGCCCGATCGGTGCCGCCGCCTTCAACAACGAATTCGGCCGCCCGAACCTGACCGGCTATTTCCGCACCTACGAGCAGGACGTCGCCGGCACGGTGCGCGGTTACCACAAGCCGATCATGATCGCCGGCGGTCTGGGTTCCATCCAGGCCGAGCAGTCGTTCAAGGAAGAAACCTTCCCGGTCGGCACCAAGTTCATCCAGCTCGGCGGCCCCGGCATGCTGATCGGTCTGGGCGGCGGCGCCGCCTCGTCGATGACGGCCGGTGCCAATGCCGAAGATCTCGATTTCGCCTCGGTGCAGCGTGGCAACCCGGAAATCCAGCGCCGTGCGCAGGAAGTCATCGACCGCTGCTGGCAGATGGGCAAGAACAATCCGATTCTGTCGGTGCATGACGTCGGTGCCGGTGGCGTCTCCAACGCCCTGCCGGAACTGGCCCATTCGGGCGGCGTCGGCGCCATTTTCGATCTGCGCAAGGTGCCGACCGAAGAGCCGGGCATGTCGCCGGCCGAAATCTGGTCCAACGAATCGCAGGAGCGTTACGTGCTGGCCATTCCGCCGAACCGCATCGCCGAATTCCAGGCCATGTGCGAGCGTGAGCGCTGCCCGTTTGCCGTGGTCGGCGAAGCGACCGGCGACGGCCACCTGACGGTGACCGATGCCCATTTCGGCGTCAATCCGGTCGACATGGAAATGGAAGCCCTTTTGGGCAAGCCGCCGCGCATGACGCGCGACGTGACGCACCAGCCGGAAACTTTCGTCTCCTTCGACGCCGCCTCCATCGAACTCAAGGACGCCGCCTATCGCCTGATGCGTCTGCCGACCATCGCCGACAAGACCTTCCTGATCTCGATCGGCGACCGCTCCGTTGGCGGCATGACGGCGCGCGACCAGATGGTCGGCCCGTGGCAGGTGCCGGTGGCTGACGTTGCTGTCACCACCATGGGTTACCAGGGTTACCTCGGCGAAGCCTTCGCGATGGGCGAGCGCACGCCGCTCGCCGTGTTCGATGCGCCGGCTTCCGGCCGCATGGCGATCGGCGAGGCGCTGACCAACCTGGCCGCCGCCGATGTCGGCGCCCTGGCCAAGGTCAAGCTGTCGGCCAACTGGATGGCGCCGTGCGGCGTCGCCGGTGAGGATGCCCGCCTGTTCGACACCGTCGAGGCCGTGTCCGACCTGTGCAAGGCGATTGGTGTGTCGATCCCGGTCGGCAAGGATTCGCTGTCGATGCGCACCGCCTGGGAAGATCAGGGCGTCAAGAAACAGGTCGTCTCGCCGCTGTCGCTGGTGGTGACCTCTTTCGCCGCGGTCGACGACGTGCGCAAGACGAAAACGCCGCAACTGGCCGTCGATCAGGGCGAAACCGAACTGCTGCTGCTCGATCTCGGCCAGAACCGCCTCGGCGGCTCCTGCCTGGCGCAGGTGTACAACGCCACCGGCAGCGATGCGCCGGATGTCGACGAGCCGGCCAAGCTCAAGGGCCTGTTCGATGCCGTGCAAAAACTCAATCGCGACGGCCTGCTGCTCGCCTACCACGACCGTTCGGACGGCGGCCTGTTCGTCGCTGCCTGCGAAATGGCATTCGCCACGCGCCGCGGCGTGTCGCTCGATCTCGACGGCATCTGCTACGACGCCGGTGCCGGCGATGTCGATGGTTCGGAAAAGCTGACCAACCTGCTGGCCGGCCGTGATTTCGAGAACATCGTGCGCGCGCTGTTCAACGAAGAACTCGGCGCCCTGATCCAGATTCGCCGCGCCGACCGCGAAAAGGTCACGCCGATTCTGCGCGCCTGTGGTGTGCCCTACCACTTCGTCGGCACGATGAACGAGTGGGACGAAATCCGCGTCACCCGCAACGCCAAGCGCGTGCTGCGCGAGAAGCGTGTCGACCTGCAGCGTGCCTGGTCCGAGACCAGCTACCAGATGCAGGCCATGCGCGACAACCCGAGCTGCGCGCAGCAGGAATTCGATCGCATCCTCGACGTCGCCGATCCCGGCCTGACGCCGAAGCTGACCTTTGATCCGCAGGACGATTTCACCAAGGTTTATCAGGACGTCAGCGGCCGCCCGCGCGTCGCCATCCTGCGCGAGCAGGGCGTCAACAGCCATTACGAAATGGCCGCCGCTTTCGACCGTGCCGGTTTCGCCTCGGTCGACGTGCATATGAGCGACATTTTGGCCGGCCGCGTCAGCCTCAAGGACTTCAAGGGCCTCGTCGCCTGCGGCGGTTTCTCGTACGGTGACGTGCTCGGTGCTGGTCTCGGCTGGGCGCGGACCATCCTGATGCACGATGGTTGCCGCGACGAGTTCGCCGCTTTCTTCAGCCGCAAGGACACCTTTGCTCTCGGCGTCTGCAACGGTTGCCAGATGATGAGCGCGCTCAAGTCCATCATCCCGGGTGCCGAACACTGGCCGGCTTTCCGCCGCAACAAGGTCGAGCAGTTCGAAGCGCGTTTCGTGATGACCGAAATCCTCGATTCGCCGTCGATCTTCTTTGCCGGCATGGAAGGCTCGCAAGTACCCATCGTCGTCTCGCACGGCGAAGGCCGCGCTGTCTTCGACAATGCCGACGACCAGAGCAAGGTGCTTTCCGCCGTGCGCTACGTCGACAACAAGGGCGAGCCGACCGAAGTCTATCCGTACAACCCGAACGGCTCGCCGAACGGTTTGACCGCGGTGACCACGGCCGATGGCCGTTTCACGATCATGATGCCGCACCCGGAACGCGTTTTCCGCACGGTGCAGATGTCCTGGCACCCGGAAAACTGGCTTGAAGGTGAAGGGGATTCGCCGTGGCTGCGCATGTTCCGCAACGCGCGGCGCTGGGTCGGTTAA
- a CDS encoding YdiU family protein, producing MSIHNAPGSPTLFDFDNSYARQLDGFYRRCLPETAPKPQLIRLNRQLAEELRADADQLASPQGIAVLAGNLLPIGADPLAQAYAGHQFGGFSPRLGDGRALLLGEVIDCHGKRRDIAFKGSGRTPFSRNGDGKCALGPALREYIVGEAMASLGIPTTRALAVVATGDMVRRERALPGALLTRIAASHVRVGTFEFFAAHHGPEKVRQLADYVIERHDPQLTGTERPYLGLLEAVAERQAELVARWLGVGFIHGVMNTDNMTLSGETIDYGPCAFMEAYDPATVFSSIDRHGRYAYDQQADIAQWNLARLAECLLPLIDPNEEQAMRLAVAEIEAFPERHARHWLKVMRDKLGLDTEGDATVDRALASDFLELLQQQQADFTNAFRALFNAANGSDAAIRQLLGQNSRYAEWQTRWLTRQPQRSPAQLATLKQANPCYIARNHLVENALEAAVDRGDLTPFERLLGVLAEPFDEHPADALYAEPAPAEVTAGYQTFCGT from the coding sequence ATGTCCATCCACAACGCCCCCGGCAGCCCCACCCTGTTCGATTTCGACAACAGCTACGCCCGTCAGCTCGACGGCTTTTATCGTCGCTGCCTCCCGGAAACAGCCCCCAAGCCGCAACTGATACGCCTCAATCGGCAACTGGCCGAAGAGTTACGCGCCGATGCCGATCAACTGGCCAGCCCACAAGGCATCGCCGTGCTGGCCGGCAACCTGCTGCCCATCGGGGCAGATCCCTTGGCGCAGGCTTATGCCGGCCACCAGTTCGGCGGTTTTTCACCCCGCCTCGGCGACGGTCGAGCCTTGCTGCTCGGAGAGGTGATCGACTGCCATGGCAAGCGCCGCGACATTGCCTTCAAGGGATCGGGCCGCACCCCGTTTTCGCGCAACGGCGACGGCAAATGCGCGCTCGGACCGGCACTGCGGGAATACATCGTCGGCGAAGCAATGGCGAGCCTGGGTATCCCGACTACGCGGGCGCTGGCCGTCGTTGCCACAGGCGACATGGTGCGCCGCGAACGCGCCCTGCCCGGCGCACTGCTCACCCGTATCGCCGCCAGCCATGTGCGGGTTGGCACCTTCGAATTCTTCGCCGCTCACCACGGCCCTGAAAAAGTCCGGCAATTGGCCGACTATGTCATCGAGCGCCACGACCCGCAGCTGACCGGCACCGAGCGCCCCTATCTCGGGCTGCTCGAAGCAGTCGCCGAACGCCAGGCCGAACTGGTTGCCCGCTGGCTCGGCGTCGGCTTCATTCATGGCGTGATGAATACCGACAACATGACTCTCTCCGGGGAAACCATCGACTACGGCCCCTGCGCTTTCATGGAAGCCTACGACCCGGCCACCGTATTCAGCTCGATCGATCGCCATGGCCGCTACGCCTACGACCAGCAAGCCGACATCGCCCAGTGGAACCTCGCCCGGCTGGCCGAATGCCTGCTGCCACTGATCGACCCGAATGAAGAACAAGCCATGCGCCTGGCCGTGGCAGAAATCGAAGCCTTCCCCGAGCGGCACGCCCGACATTGGCTCAAGGTCATGCGCGACAAGCTCGGTCTCGACACTGAAGGCGATGCCACGGTCGACCGTGCGCTGGCAAGCGATTTCCTCGAACTGCTGCAACAACAGCAAGCCGATTTCACCAACGCTTTCCGCGCCCTGTTCAACGCCGCCAACGGCAGCGATGCAGCGATCAGGCAACTGCTCGGCCAGAACAGCCGCTACGCTGAATGGCAAACCCGCTGGCTGACCCGCCAACCACAGCGCAGCCCGGCCCAACTCGCAACCCTGAAGCAGGCCAATCCCTGCTACATCGCCCGCAACCACCTGGTTGAAAATGCCCTCGAAGCAGCCGTCGACCGCGGCGACCTCACCCCTTTCGAACGCCTGCTCGGCGTACTGGCCGAACCATTCGACGAACACCCGGCCGACGCGCTCTATGCCGAACCGGCGCCGGCCGAAGTCACCGCCGGTTATCAGACTTTTTGCGGGACTTGA
- a CDS encoding RNA methyltransferase, with protein sequence MKTTLTRNQAIKDYTGYACLGLYNPKGPENVGAIMRAAGCYGVNSVFYTGKRYERAAEFRTDTKQVHLQLPLIGVDDLQGVIPFGCTPVAIEIHPDAKPLTEYRHPERAFYIFGPEDGSLKKSVTDWCQDIIYIPTHGCMNLAATVNVVLYDRMLKAIRTSA encoded by the coding sequence ATGAAGACCACCCTCACCCGCAACCAGGCTATCAAGGATTACACCGGCTATGCCTGTCTTGGCTTATACAACCCGAAAGGCCCGGAAAACGTCGGGGCGATCATGCGGGCGGCGGGGTGTTACGGTGTGAATTCGGTGTTCTACACTGGCAAACGCTACGAGCGAGCAGCGGAATTTCGGACCGATACCAAGCAGGTTCATCTGCAATTGCCGCTGATCGGCGTTGATGATTTGCAGGGGGTGATTCCCTTTGGCTGCACGCCGGTGGCGATCGAGATTCACCCCGATGCCAAACCGCTGACTGAATACCGCCATCCGGAGCGGGCTTTTTATATTTTTGGGCCGGAAGACGGCAGCCTGAAAAAAAGCGTTACCGACTGGTGCCAGGACATCATTTATATCCCGACGCACGGTTGTATGAACCTCGCAGCGACGGTGAATGTAGTGCTCTATGACCGGATGCTCAAGGCGATCCGCACCAGCGCTTAA
- the sbcD gene encoding exonuclease subunit SbcD, with protein sequence MRILHTSDWHLGQHFMGKSRQAEHQALIDWLLTQVEEQAVDAVLIAGDIFDTGTPPSYARELYSQLVVRLHTAGVPLVLLGGNHDSAATLGESSALLTRLGATVIPTISDDPAEQVLLLNQRNGEPGCLLCAIPFIRPRDLLKSQAGQSAEEKQLSLQLAIQQHYAAVYAAAQAKMDALAICLPIIASGHLTTVGASTSESVREIYVGALEAFPTSAFPPVDYIALGHIHRPQKVGGLEHIRYSGSPIPLSFDEAKQQKEMLLVELDASGLQSVSALLAPRFQGLVAVSGSLATLSGPIGAAAAEGTRERPTWLEVTVAEDDYLADLPARIEALTEGWPVEVLRIRRQRGNATARLVAAASERLDELSPDDVFARRLAQEELSDEMQQSLNERYRSVVAALQEPGL encoded by the coding sequence ATGCGCATTCTCCACACCTCCGACTGGCACCTCGGCCAGCACTTCATGGGCAAGAGCCGGCAGGCCGAGCATCAGGCGCTGATCGACTGGCTGCTGACCCAGGTTGAGGAACAGGCGGTCGATGCCGTGCTGATTGCCGGCGACATTTTCGATACCGGTACGCCGCCAAGCTATGCCCGCGAGTTGTACAGCCAGTTGGTTGTCCGGTTGCACACGGCCGGCGTGCCGCTGGTGCTGCTCGGTGGTAACCATGATTCGGCGGCGACACTGGGCGAAAGCAGCGCCCTGCTCACGCGGCTCGGCGCGACCGTGATCCCGACGATCAGCGACGATCCGGCCGAACAGGTTTTGCTGCTGAACCAACGCAACGGCGAGCCGGGCTGCCTGCTCTGTGCGATTCCCTTCATTCGCCCGCGTGACCTGCTTAAAAGCCAGGCCGGGCAAAGTGCCGAGGAAAAACAGTTGTCGCTGCAACTGGCCATCCAGCAGCACTATGCTGCGGTCTACGCGGCTGCGCAGGCAAAAATGGACGCTCTGGCGATCTGCTTGCCGATCATCGCCAGCGGCCACCTGACGACCGTCGGTGCCAGCACCAGCGAATCGGTCCGCGAAATTTACGTCGGTGCGCTCGAAGCCTTCCCGACCAGCGCCTTTCCGCCGGTCGACTACATTGCCCTAGGCCATATTCACCGGCCGCAGAAAGTCGGCGGACTGGAACATATCCGCTACAGTGGTTCGCCCATTCCGCTCAGTTTCGATGAGGCCAAACAGCAGAAGGAAATGCTGCTCGTCGAACTCGATGCAAGCGGTCTGCAATCGGTCAGCGCCCTGCTCGCGCCGCGCTTCCAGGGGTTGGTTGCAGTCAGCGGTAGCCTCGCCACGCTGTCCGGCCCGATTGGTGCGGCAGCAGCAGAAGGCACGCGCGAACGCCCGACCTGGCTGGAAGTCACCGTTGCCGAAGACGATTACCTGGCCGACCTGCCGGCGCGCATCGAAGCACTGACCGAAGGCTGGCCGGTCGAGGTGCTGCGCATCCGCCGCCAGCGCGGCAACGCCACCGCAAGACTGGTGGCCGCAGCAAGCGAAAGGCTGGACGAACTCAGCCCGGACGATGTGTTTGCCCGACGTCTGGCCCAGGAAGAACTGAGCGACGAGATGCAGCAATCGCTCAACGAGCGTTACCGCAGCGTGGTCGCGGCTCTGCAGGAGCCGGGCCTATGA
- a CDS encoding DUF2141 domain-containing protein, producing the protein MKQAQMKIRNTTTAPSRWPIGAFLLACLLGTGSVIADSGKLLVELENVRDDSGQIRASIYSDPESFRKEEKALKVVSLPARAGNITLSLDGLAPGRYAVMVYHDANNDQKLNLRFGMFPTEGYGLSNNPVVMGPPKFSESAFDLKPGENRITIKIAY; encoded by the coding sequence ATGAAACAAGCTCAAATGAAAATAAGAAATACTACAACTGCGCCATCACGCTGGCCGATCGGGGCGTTTTTGCTGGCCTGCCTGCTGGGAACTGGGAGCGTGATTGCCGATAGCGGCAAGCTGCTCGTCGAGCTTGAGAATGTGCGTGATGACAGCGGCCAGATTCGCGCTTCGATCTACAGCGACCCGGAGAGCTTCAGGAAAGAAGAGAAGGCATTAAAAGTCGTATCCCTGCCGGCCCGTGCAGGAAACATCACGCTCAGCCTCGATGGCCTGGCCCCAGGCCGCTATGCAGTGATGGTTTATCACGACGCCAACAATGACCAAAAACTCAATCTTCGCTTCGGCATGTTTCCCACAGAGGGTTACGGCTTGTCGAACAATCCGGTCGTCATGGGACCGCCTAAATTCTCGGAGAGCGCGTTCGATCTCAAGCCGGGGGAAAATCGGATTACGATCAAAATCGCCTACTAA
- a CDS encoding YbjQ family protein, which yields MYDLILFGVMLLLGFIFGQIAEKRHFRSIIQREQELRDILCFSERKIPEQGPIDAALVSGSVVISVDFFKRFVANLRNFIGGRVSAYESLLERARREAILRMKAEARARGATSVWNIRLETASISKNAAQGIGAVEVVAYGTAVTPR from the coding sequence ATGTACGATCTGATTTTATTTGGCGTCATGCTGCTGCTCGGTTTCATCTTCGGGCAGATCGCCGAAAAACGGCACTTTCGCAGCATCATTCAGCGTGAGCAGGAGCTGCGCGACATTCTCTGCTTCAGCGAGAGAAAAATTCCTGAGCAAGGGCCGATCGATGCCGCTCTGGTTTCTGGCAGCGTCGTCATCTCGGTCGATTTTTTCAAACGTTTCGTCGCCAACCTGCGTAATTTCATCGGCGGCCGGGTCAGTGCTTACGAGTCCTTGCTCGAACGGGCCCGACGGGAAGCCATCCTGCGCATGAAAGCCGAAGCCCGGGCGCGCGGTGCAACCAGCGTCTGGAACATTCGTCTTGAAACCGCATCGATCAGCAAAAATGCGGCACAGGGGATAGGTGCGGTCGAGGTCGTCGCCTACGGCACGGCAGTGACCCCGCGCTAA